In the Eptesicus fuscus isolate TK198812 chromosome 12, DD_ASM_mEF_20220401, whole genome shotgun sequence genome, one interval contains:
- the TRMT6 gene encoding tRNA (adenine(58)-N(1))-methyltransferase non-catalytic subunit TRM6 isoform X1, producing the protein MEGSGEQPGPQPPQPGDHRIGDGDFVVLKREDVFKAVQVQRRKKVTFEKQWFYLDNVIGHSYGTTFEVTSGGSLQPTKKKKEPTSETKEAGTDNRNIVDDGKSQKLTQDDIKALKDKGIKGEEIVQQLIENSTTFRDKTEFAQDKYIKKKKKKYEAIVTVVKPSTRILSIMYYAREPGKINHMRYDTLAQMLTLGNIRAGNKMIVMETCAGLVLGAMMERMGGFGSIIQLYPGGGPVRAATACFGFPKSFLSGLYEFPLNKVDSLLNGTFSAEMLSSELKDSASVEESNGTLEEKQTPEQENEDSVAEAPESTHPKEQETMEIVSQDPEYKDPKERGSKKDYIQEKQRRQEEQRKRQLEAAALLSERNADGLIVASRFHPTPLLLSLLDFVAPSRPFVVYCQYKEPLLECYTKLRERGGVINLRLSETWLRNYQVLPDRSHPKLLMSGGGGYLLSGFTVTMDNLKADPGLKSNSSTLELCKTEEPAAKKRKCPESDS; encoded by the exons ATGGAGGGCTCAGGGGAGCAGCCGGGCCCACAGCCACCGCAGCCCGGGGACCACCGCATCGGCGACGGCGACTTCGTGGTGCTGAAACGGGAAGATGTATTCAAAGCGGTGCAAGTCCAGAGAAGAAA AAAAGTAACTTTTGAAAAACAGTGGTTCTATCTGGATAACGTCATTGGCCATAGTTATGGAACCACATTTGAAGTGACCAGTGGAGGAAGCCTTCAGCCTacgaagaaaaagaaagagcctACTTCAG AGACCAAAGAAGCGGGCACTGATAATCGAAATATAGTTGATGATGGGAAATCTCAGAAACTTACTCAAGATGACATAAAAGCTTTAAAGGACAAGGGCATTAAAGGAGAG GAAATAGTTCAGCAGTTAATAGAAAATAGCACAACATTCCGAGACAAGACAGAATTTGCtcaagataaatatataaaaaagaagaaaaagaa atATGAAGCCATCGTTACTGTTGTGAAACCGTCTACCCGCATCCTTTCAATTATGTATTATGCCAGAGAGCCTGGAAAAATTAA ccacatGAGATATGATACACTAGCCCAGATGTTGACATTGGGAAACATTCGTGCTGGCAATAAAATGATTGTGATGGAAACGTGTGCAGGCTTAGTGCTGGGTGCTATGATGGAACGAATGGGAG GCTTTGGTTCCATTATTCAGCTGTACCCTGGAGGTGGCCCAGTTCGGGCAGCAACAGCATGTTTTGGATTTCCAAAATCTTTCCTCAGTGGTCTTTATGAATTCCCACTCAACAAAGTGGACAGTCTCCTAAATGGAACATTTTCTGCCGAGATGTTATCTTCAGAGCTAAAAGACAGTGCTTCAGTGGAAGAAAGTAATGGCACACTGGAGGAAAAACAGACTCCAGAACAAGAAAACGAAGACAGCGTGGCAGAGGCCCCAGAGAGCACGCACCCCAAAGAACAAGAAACGATGGAAATTGTCTCTCAAGACCCAGAGTATAAGGATCctaaagagagaggaagcaaaaaGGATTAT ATTCAGGAAAAGCAGAGGAGACAAGAAGAGCAGAGGAAAAGACAGTTAGAGGCTGCTGCACTGCTGAGTGAAAGGAACGCAGATGG TTTAATTGTAGCCAGTCGTTTCCATCCCACTCCACTGCTGCTGTCCTTGCTGGACTTCGTGGCCCCTTCAAGACCATTCGTGGTCTACTGTCAGTATAAAGAG CCTTTGTTGGAATGCTACACAAAACTGCGGGAAAGAGGAGGGGTCATCAACCTCAGGCTGTCTGAAACCTGGCTCAGAAATTACCAG GTTTTACCAGATCGAAGTCATCCCAAACTGCTgatgagtggaggtggggggtacCTTCTCTCAGGCTTCACTGTCACCATGGACAACCTTAAAGCAGACCCCGGTCTCAAATCCAACTCAAGCACTTTAGAATTATGCAAGACGGAAGAACCAGCAGCTAAAAAACGGAAATGCCCAGAGTCTGACTCTTAA
- the TRMT6 gene encoding tRNA (adenine(58)-N(1))-methyltransferase non-catalytic subunit TRM6 isoform X2, with product MYYAREPGKINHMRYDTLAQMLTLGNIRAGNKMIVMETCAGLVLGAMMERMGGFGSIIQLYPGGGPVRAATACFGFPKSFLSGLYEFPLNKVDSLLNGTFSAEMLSSELKDSASVEESNGTLEEKQTPEQENEDSVAEAPESTHPKEQETMEIVSQDPEYKDPKERGSKKDYIQEKQRRQEEQRKRQLEAAALLSERNADGLIVASRFHPTPLLLSLLDFVAPSRPFVVYCQYKEPLLECYTKLRERGGVINLRLSETWLRNYQVLPDRSHPKLLMSGGGGYLLSGFTVTMDNLKADPGLKSNSSTLELCKTEEPAAKKRKCPESDS from the exons ATGTATTATGCCAGAGAGCCTGGAAAAATTAA ccacatGAGATATGATACACTAGCCCAGATGTTGACATTGGGAAACATTCGTGCTGGCAATAAAATGATTGTGATGGAAACGTGTGCAGGCTTAGTGCTGGGTGCTATGATGGAACGAATGGGAG GCTTTGGTTCCATTATTCAGCTGTACCCTGGAGGTGGCCCAGTTCGGGCAGCAACAGCATGTTTTGGATTTCCAAAATCTTTCCTCAGTGGTCTTTATGAATTCCCACTCAACAAAGTGGACAGTCTCCTAAATGGAACATTTTCTGCCGAGATGTTATCTTCAGAGCTAAAAGACAGTGCTTCAGTGGAAGAAAGTAATGGCACACTGGAGGAAAAACAGACTCCAGAACAAGAAAACGAAGACAGCGTGGCAGAGGCCCCAGAGAGCACGCACCCCAAAGAACAAGAAACGATGGAAATTGTCTCTCAAGACCCAGAGTATAAGGATCctaaagagagaggaagcaaaaaGGATTAT ATTCAGGAAAAGCAGAGGAGACAAGAAGAGCAGAGGAAAAGACAGTTAGAGGCTGCTGCACTGCTGAGTGAAAGGAACGCAGATGG TTTAATTGTAGCCAGTCGTTTCCATCCCACTCCACTGCTGCTGTCCTTGCTGGACTTCGTGGCCCCTTCAAGACCATTCGTGGTCTACTGTCAGTATAAAGAG CCTTTGTTGGAATGCTACACAAAACTGCGGGAAAGAGGAGGGGTCATCAACCTCAGGCTGTCTGAAACCTGGCTCAGAAATTACCAG GTTTTACCAGATCGAAGTCATCCCAAACTGCTgatgagtggaggtggggggtacCTTCTCTCAGGCTTCACTGTCACCATGGACAACCTTAAAGCAGACCCCGGTCTCAAATCCAACTCAAGCACTTTAGAATTATGCAAGACGGAAGAACCAGCAGCTAAAAAACGGAAATGCCCAGAGTCTGACTCTTAA